A genomic window from Phoenix dactylifera cultivar Barhee BC4 unplaced genomic scaffold, palm_55x_up_171113_PBpolish2nd_filt_p 000092F, whole genome shotgun sequence includes:
- the LOC103718696 gene encoding uncharacterized protein LOC103718696 — translation MVVALGPGRFYGSSLPRPRFYAEVKLNEDRVDPPVRVMDPLLSWANEAHWSMGGLSFKRHRLQGRIEGSIKKLRAQQERMHRNSPSIDRNPATKPRFSGHKPQSLASLRSDSSESESEEEVQKKAKDVSIVSSPSIGSAQKRKRVRRLGDEFDRIAEQQQMGKQSEAVESVASRTRSRRPDAEGLELGEEPTVAGKGSVERRKKEADGAKPRRTSPRKKQLI, via the coding sequence ATGGTGGTGGCTTTGGGGCCGGGGAGGTTCTACGGGAGCAGCCTCCCGCGGCCGCGGTTCTACGCCGAGGTGAAGCTGAACGAGGACCGCGTCGACCCACCGGTGCGCGTCATGGATCCGCTGCTCTCGTGGGCTAACGAGGCCCACTGGTCCATGGGCGGCCTCAGCTTCAAGCGCCACCGCCTCCAGGGCCGGATCGAGGGCTCCATCAAGAAGCTCCGCGCCCAGCAAGAGAGAATGCACAGAAATTCCCCTTCCATCGACCGAAACCCGGCGACCAAGCCAAGGTTCTCCGGCCATAAGCCCCAGTCTCTGGCCTCGCTCCGTTCCGACTCCTCCGAATCCGAGTCTGAGGAGGAGGTGCAGAAGAAGGCAAAGGATGTTAGCATCGTTTCGTCGCCGTCGATTGGGTCCGctcagaagaggaagagggtgaGGAGGCTCGGAGATGAGTTTGATAGGATCGCGGAACAGCAGCAGATGGGGAAGCAGAGTGAGGCGGTGGAAAGTGTTGCATCGAGGACACGGAGCCGGAGGCCGGACGCGGAGGGATTGGAACTCGGTGAGGAGCCTACCGTCGCTGGGAAAGGGAGtgtggagagaaggaagaaggaggctGATGGCGCGAAGCCGAGAAGGACTTCTCCAAGGAAGAAGCAGCTGATATGA